A section of the Metabacillus endolithicus genome encodes:
- a CDS encoding energy-coupling factor transporter transmembrane component T family protein translates to MEYARKLSEKLSVEQVKIEMLNTAYANNNTFLAKLDPRTLFIWYLFFGIAPWFVHNKVILAGMFIFMVITTIMSKVTPLVIFILCLGLLGQGGYLLIASLFFGGDSYVILPLILLTLKLSIISLASITVFCSMDPEKLSNGLLKIGVPGQVSFSIAYGYRMLPSLLEEYHHVFLSFRLRGKAPEKHGFLYWRYIVYFSKIAVLSFYPLLLSTSKRARTTVEALETKGSFYAFNRPEVKKLKLAHLKIGVLDYSFLAFTTLYILSLFMISSLFK, encoded by the coding sequence ATGGAATATGCTCGGAAATTATCAGAAAAACTCTCAGTTGAACAGGTAAAGATTGAAATGCTAAATACAGCTTACGCGAATAATAATACATTTTTAGCGAAGCTGGATCCTAGAACTCTCTTTATTTGGTATTTGTTTTTTGGAATCGCTCCTTGGTTTGTTCATAATAAAGTAATTTTGGCAGGCATGTTTATTTTTATGGTTATCACCACAATTATGTCAAAAGTAACACCCCTAGTCATCTTTATTCTTTGCTTAGGGCTATTAGGACAAGGAGGATACTTATTAATTGCTTCTTTGTTTTTTGGTGGGGATAGTTATGTGATTCTTCCATTAATTCTTTTGACTTTAAAGCTATCGATTATTTCCTTAGCGAGTATTACTGTTTTTTGCTCAATGGATCCGGAAAAATTAAGTAATGGCTTACTAAAAATTGGTGTCCCAGGTCAAGTTTCTTTTAGCATCGCCTATGGTTACCGAATGCTGCCAAGCTTACTTGAAGAATATCATCATGTGTTTCTATCATTTCGCCTACGAGGAAAAGCACCAGAAAAACATGGTTTTCTTTATTGGCGTTACATTGTTTATTTTTCAAAAATCGCGGTATTGTCGTTTTATCCATTGTTGTTAAGCACATCAAAAAGAGCAAGAACAACAGTTGAGGCACTTGAAACAAAGGGAAGCTTTTATGCATTTAACCGTCCAGAGGTAAAAAAGTTAAAGTTGGCACATTTAAAGATTGGGGTGTTAGATTATAGCTTTCTTGCATTCACAACCTTGTATATCTTGAGTTTATTTATGATAAGTAGTCTGTTTAAATAA
- a CDS encoding ATP-binding protein gives MKERKTSRWGSMPFLKEFTNKLEGQGAHILYMFNDEKRYLDLVYQFVSQGIQYQEKILLLDKLSVYTYITDLLVSNGYSNEEISLIFFMTIEDFYLSEKGFEADENFQQLEEILQTNFEKGNRTRTWGQILADDSQISEIRKYESKVDRLLQGRNTISVCAYNAYITPAFFQNELLKIHEYVMLDEVIEKSPFYHKKYISFPALERERVQILEKENNSLKKKNEELLVGNARQLEREKFLELEKLNAEKANLAKTVFLSQMSHDLRTPLNTIQGYSQILLMNKNSSDLNQKISKIYNASEQLLNLIEEILDFTAIDTGRVNIHKEEIQVKSFLEDCVGSILETNTSDINIQFDGVPSELFIEADPVRLNQIMTNLLDNAMKYNRTNGTVHIYCDYEKESEEVKINVKDSGIGIEHEDLDLIYEPFYRSKSTMNNWKGTGIGLAIVSQLTKRMNGNYGVTTEKGKGSTFWVSFKKLNKQSEGIMQNIDEEQLFPLSQPLRVLYIEDNTDNIDVMRSMLRIIQTIDLQCVTSGKEGIKQVIELMPDIVLLDIALPDMNGFEALKHIKSNPVTKDIPVIAVSADAMESTIKQASEEVLLCLY, from the coding sequence ATGAAAGAAAGAAAAACATCTAGGTGGGGAAGCATGCCTTTTTTGAAAGAATTCACAAATAAACTAGAGGGACAAGGTGCCCACATTTTATATATGTTTAATGATGAGAAAAGGTACCTGGATCTTGTTTATCAATTTGTTAGTCAAGGCATACAATATCAGGAGAAAATCTTGCTTTTAGATAAATTGAGTGTTTATACCTATATAACTGATCTGTTAGTAAGTAATGGATATTCAAACGAGGAAATTAGCTTAATATTTTTTATGACAATTGAAGATTTTTATCTTTCAGAAAAAGGGTTTGAGGCAGATGAGAACTTTCAGCAGCTAGAGGAAATTTTGCAAACAAACTTTGAAAAAGGTAATAGAACCCGAACTTGGGGACAAATTTTAGCGGATGATTCGCAAATAAGTGAGATAAGGAAATATGAGAGTAAGGTCGATCGACTATTACAGGGGAGAAATACGATTTCTGTTTGTGCTTATAATGCCTATATTACACCTGCTTTTTTTCAAAATGAGTTATTAAAAATTCATGAGTATGTCATGTTGGATGAGGTAATTGAAAAATCACCTTTTTATCATAAAAAATATATATCATTTCCAGCTTTAGAAAGAGAAAGGGTACAAATTTTAGAAAAAGAAAATAATTCTTTAAAGAAGAAAAATGAAGAACTGTTAGTTGGAAATGCCCGTCAACTGGAGCGTGAAAAGTTTCTTGAACTAGAAAAATTAAATGCAGAGAAAGCAAATCTTGCAAAAACTGTCTTCTTATCACAAATGAGTCATGATTTGCGAACTCCTCTTAATACGATTCAAGGTTACTCACAAATATTATTAATGAACAAAAATTCTTCGGATCTGAATCAAAAAATATCCAAAATCTATAATGCCTCTGAACAATTATTGAATTTGATTGAGGAAATATTAGATTTTACGGCTATTGATACAGGAAGAGTCAATATTCATAAAGAGGAAATACAAGTCAAATCTTTTCTAGAAGATTGTGTAGGATCTATTCTTGAAACAAATACGTCTGATATTAATATCCAATTCGACGGTGTTCCATCAGAACTTTTCATAGAAGCAGATCCAGTGCGTTTGAATCAAATTATGACTAATTTATTAGATAATGCTATGAAGTATAACAGAACAAATGGAACCGTTCATATTTATTGTGATTATGAAAAAGAAAGCGAAGAAGTAAAAATTAACGTCAAGGACAGTGGAATTGGAATCGAGCATGAAGATCTGGATCTTATTTATGAGCCTTTTTATAGAAGTAAAAGTACAATGAATAACTGGAAGGGTACCGGTATAGGACTAGCGATTGTTTCACAGCTAACGAAGAGAATGAACGGAAACTACGGTGTGACAACGGAAAAAGGAAAAGGCTCAACTTTCTGGGTTTCCTTTAAAAAGCTGAATAAACAATCTGAAGGCATTATGCAAAATATAGATGAGGAGCAATTGTTTCCTTTAAGCCAACCTTTGAGGGTTCTATATATTGAAGATAACACGGATAATATCGATGTAATGAGATCCATGCTCCGTATTATTCAAACCATTGATTTACAGTGTGTAACTTCTGGAAAAGAAGGAATAAAGCAAGTTATAGAACTAATGCCTGATATTGTTTTACTAGACATCGCTTTGCCAGATATGAATGGGTTCGAAGCATTAAAACATATTAAATCAAATCCTGTAACAAAAGACATTCCTGTTATAGCAGTTAGTGCGGATGCAATGGAATCAACGATAAAACAAGCTTCTGAAGAGGTACTGCTTTGCTTATATTAA
- a CDS encoding MurR/RpiR family transcriptional regulator — MITFNWDTKMMSPSQYKIADYIQKNTQLVLLSTEQEIANAVKVSIASVSRFWRIVGYKNFKDFKTQMSLQLEVSPAGKMKNVISRVEGQELQHHTLDRAVTHLFKTMEQFTDQSFQQAVDTLKEASTIYIHAPGPSLGLAELMDYRLSRFGMNIHTMRKYGSEIFEDLMHITKEDVVVLFGFIRLLPEANVILDYSKQVGYKTIIITDQLISEFSTKGDIALFASRGDSREFHSMIAPMFIVENIIISLGMTDKENNLSRLEQLSQLRKRYSVELPR, encoded by the coding sequence GTGATCACTTTTAACTGGGATACAAAAATGATGTCTCCAAGTCAATATAAAATTGCTGATTATATACAAAAAAATACACAACTTGTCCTTTTATCAACGGAACAAGAAATTGCGAACGCTGTAAAAGTTAGTATTGCATCTGTTTCTCGTTTTTGGAGAATAGTAGGATATAAAAATTTCAAAGATTTTAAAACACAAATGAGTCTTCAACTTGAAGTATCACCTGCAGGAAAAATGAAAAATGTGATATCTAGAGTTGAAGGCCAAGAGCTACAACATCATACGTTAGATCGGGCCGTTACTCATTTATTCAAAACAATGGAGCAATTTACTGACCAGTCTTTTCAGCAAGCTGTTGATACACTTAAAGAGGCTTCAACAATTTATATACATGCACCTGGTCCTTCGCTAGGACTCGCAGAATTAATGGACTATCGCTTATCCCGTTTTGGTATGAACATACATACGATGAGGAAATATGGAAGTGAAATATTTGAAGATCTTATGCATATAACAAAAGAAGATGTTGTCGTGTTATTTGGCTTTATTCGGCTGCTGCCTGAAGCAAATGTTATTCTTGATTACAGCAAACAAGTTGGCTACAAAACAATTATTATTACAGATCAGCTCATATCTGAATTTTCCACTAAGGGGGACATTGCCCTTTTTGCAAGTAGAGGAGATTCAAGAGAGTTTCACTCAATGATTGCCCCGATGTTCATTGTAGAAAATATCATTATTTCTCTCGGAATGACAGATAAAGAAAATAACTTGTCACGACTTGAACAACTTAGTCAACTAAGAAAACGATATTCAGTTGAGTTGCCAAGATAA
- the sda gene encoding sporulation histidine kinase inhibitor Sda: protein MRQLSYNQLLDAYEDAVFYELDQNFIMMLNEEINRRDLEKAESRIISTSVFKASNT, encoded by the coding sequence ATGCGACAATTGAGTTATAATCAACTACTAGATGCCTATGAGGATGCTGTTTTTTATGAATTAGATCAAAATTTTATCATGATGTTAAATGAAGAAATTAATCGAAGGGATCTTGAAAAGGCAGAAAGTAGGATCATATCTACATCAGTATTTAAAGCAAGTAATACGTAA
- a CDS encoding cell division protein FtsQ — protein sequence MGQMKERYVLTQSQKMMVFILSMSLYGLSNMITELVPSVNVGPVEFSIEYFAFIPLTLCILFHPLYAAIGASLGEVIFGEIMLGQFGGFGELEKFIGFSLAMFIAGTLVNDPRNKVQVGTAAILGVIIHQAISCTVDIAKVWIGIEELETVPGLAESVVVIEGFSFLNDVLFSGILFALLPTLYLVPRLYGKIEPLLGMKPRNNKTKYSMKELVGPRLIAISILLACSAFLFEYLSEAGFNLEWEADFVGTFGDWFNWVSIGVAAIVAAITIIVMRSKNKNKRSNEDQSERIPS from the coding sequence ATGGGTCAGATGAAAGAACGATATGTATTAACACAGTCACAAAAAATGATGGTCTTTATTTTGTCTATGTCGCTATATGGTCTTTCCAATATGATTACGGAGCTTGTCCCTTCTGTAAACGTTGGACCGGTAGAATTTTCAATTGAGTATTTTGCATTTATTCCTTTAACTTTATGTATTTTGTTTCATCCTTTATATGCCGCGATAGGAGCATCGTTGGGTGAAGTTATTTTTGGTGAAATTATGTTAGGGCAATTTGGCGGGTTTGGAGAATTGGAAAAATTCATAGGATTCTCTTTAGCTATGTTTATTGCTGGTACCTTGGTAAATGATCCAAGAAATAAAGTGCAAGTGGGTACAGCAGCTATACTGGGTGTAATCATACATCAGGCTATTAGCTGCACGGTTGATATTGCTAAGGTTTGGATTGGAATTGAAGAATTGGAAACAGTACCCGGCTTAGCAGAGAGTGTTGTTGTTATTGAAGGGTTTTCATTTTTAAATGATGTGCTTTTCTCTGGTATATTATTTGCTTTATTACCGACTTTATATTTAGTACCAAGATTATATGGGAAAATCGAGCCCCTATTAGGAATGAAACCAAGAAACAATAAAACAAAATATTCTATGAAAGAACTGGTTGGACCAAGATTGATTGCGATCTCCATCCTCCTGGCATGCTCGGCCTTTCTATTTGAATATCTTTCAGAAGCAGGCTTTAACTTGGAATGGGAAGCTGATTTTGTTGGAACCTTTGGTGATTGGTTTAACTGGGTAAGTATAGGTGTTGCCGCAATTGTAGCAGCAATAACAATTATTGTTATGAGAAGTAAAAATAAAAACAAGCGTTCAAACGAGGATCAAAGTGAGAGGATTCCTTCATGA
- a CDS encoding aldo/keto reductase translates to MRTMKLGKSTLDVPVVSVGCMRINSLEKNEAEHFVQTAMELGANFFDHADIYGGGECEEIFADAIHMNDDVREKIILQSKCGIRNGMFDFSKEHILESVDGILRRLKTDYLDVLLLHRPDTLMEPEEVAEAFDTLESSGKVRHFGVSNQNPMQIQLLKKSVKQTIVANQLQLSITNSTMISNGFNVNMENEAAVNRDASVLEFCRLNDITIQPWSPFQYGFFEGVFLGNEKFPELNQKIDEIAKKYEVSNTTIAIAWLLRHPAQMQPVIGTMNEGRLKDCVKASEIKLTREEWYSIFRAAGNVLP, encoded by the coding sequence ATGAGGACAATGAAACTTGGAAAAAGTACATTAGATGTGCCTGTTGTATCGGTAGGCTGCATGCGTATTAATTCACTTGAAAAAAATGAGGCGGAGCATTTCGTTCAAACAGCCATGGAATTGGGCGCAAATTTCTTTGATCATGCCGATATTTATGGTGGAGGAGAATGTGAGGAAATCTTTGCTGATGCTATTCATATGAACGATGATGTTCGTGAAAAAATTATCCTACAATCAAAATGCGGTATTCGTAATGGAATGTTCGATTTTTCTAAAGAACATATTTTAGAATCGGTTGATGGAATCTTAAGACGCTTAAAAACTGATTACCTTGATGTTTTGCTTCTTCATCGCCCAGATACTTTGATGGAGCCAGAAGAAGTAGCGGAGGCTTTCGATACTCTTGAAAGCTCAGGAAAGGTACGTCACTTTGGTGTTTCCAACCAAAATCCAATGCAGATTCAATTACTTAAAAAGTCGGTTAAGCAAACAATTGTTGCGAACCAACTGCAATTAAGTATTACAAACTCGACGATGATATCCAACGGTTTTAATGTGAACATGGAAAATGAAGCAGCTGTAAATAGAGATGCTAGTGTTCTTGAATTTTGTAGATTGAATGATATTACGATTCAACCATGGTCACCATTTCAATATGGTTTCTTTGAAGGAGTATTCCTAGGAAACGAAAAGTTTCCGGAATTAAATCAAAAAATCGATGAAATTGCGAAAAAATATGAAGTAAGCAATACAACGATTGCGATTGCATGGTTATTACGTCACCCAGCACAAATGCAGCCTGTTATCGGTACAATGAATGAAGGCCGATTAAAAGATTGTGTGAAAGCCAGTGAAATCAAGCTTACACGTGAAGAATGGTATAGCATTTTCCGCGCAGCTGGTAATGTGCTTCCTTAA
- a CDS encoding CPBP family intramembrane glutamic endopeptidase: MDHHYGKMLGKLTLAIILMLAGTMFFTVLGNVLTPDSETLGYAWTQLGLLLSAFIMYLWFDRKKGWALGFKDEKAFSSLLTGSIIAILIPTIGAFIMLGMNSVSFEKNNWEVTVIGAQLLLFIVVSVGEEIFFRGYLFGMIKQLTSTWAAIIIPSVLFGLIHLLNPSSLDKPVVHIIIEITSIMLAGILFGLARHYSGSLWLPIGLHLFMNYTQSGVLGFLNGGKDVASLYEITYVNKTIWNGSGFGFESSLLCIPILITAMLVVKLIFNRRVESSLTHIRQTKFGE; the protein is encoded by the coding sequence ATGGATCATCATTATGGAAAAATGTTAGGGAAATTAACTTTGGCAATTATTCTTATGCTTGCGGGTACCATGTTTTTTACAGTTTTGGGGAATGTTTTAACTCCCGATAGTGAAACTCTTGGCTATGCCTGGACTCAGCTTGGTTTGCTTTTATCTGCTTTTATCATGTATTTGTGGTTTGATCGTAAAAAGGGGTGGGCACTAGGATTTAAGGATGAAAAAGCATTCTCTTCACTATTAACAGGTTCCATTATTGCTATATTGATTCCAACAATAGGAGCATTTATCATGCTTGGAATGAACTCAGTTTCATTTGAAAAAAACAACTGGGAAGTGACAGTTATTGGAGCACAGCTGTTGTTATTTATAGTAGTGTCGGTTGGAGAAGAAATATTTTTTAGAGGCTATTTATTTGGGATGATAAAACAACTAACAAGCACTTGGGCTGCAATTATTATTCCGTCCGTTTTGTTCGGTCTTATCCATCTATTAAATCCAAGCAGTCTGGATAAGCCTGTTGTGCATATTATCATTGAAATAACGAGTATTATGCTTGCTGGGATACTATTTGGTCTTGCCCGTCATTATTCAGGAAGCTTATGGCTACCAATTGGTCTTCATTTATTTATGAATTATACTCAATCAGGTGTTTTGGGATTCTTAAATGGAGGAAAGGATGTTGCTTCCTTATATGAAATCACATATGTAAACAAAACCATTTGGAACGGATCAGGATTTGGGTTTGAATCCAGCTTACTTTGTATTCCTATCCTAATAACCGCTATGCTGGTAGTGAAACTGATTTTTAATAGAAGGGTCGAGTCTTCATTAACTCATATTCGTCAGACAAAATTCGGGGAGTGA
- a CDS encoding PHP domain-containing protein → MKIDFHSHVKISKKSMFMPEYFKEMMKEAKAIGLNAVAMTEHFNTTRFYDIYDYLDQHYTYQQGYYDVEGFKLFPGIEVDIKETGHILLIGDREDVIEIRSHLEGHLLEEHFIPFNQLMDLADGYPVLKIGAHPFRESTPLYHLSKKQLHRLDAFDLNGKDLYAQGVEEYISKLNSFAKEIGLPVVGGSDTHQYFQYGSVYNELNKECNTVGDLKKCIIAGDYQIHTSEDLYLKVKAATVVKKLLKQVLLQEKEIAG, encoded by the coding sequence ATGAAAATCGATTTTCATAGTCATGTTAAAATTTCAAAAAAATCAATGTTTATGCCGGAATATTTTAAAGAAATGATGAAGGAAGCGAAAGCTATCGGGTTAAATGCAGTTGCGATGACAGAGCATTTTAATACAACTCGTTTTTATGATATTTATGATTATCTAGATCAACACTATACCTATCAACAAGGCTATTATGATGTGGAGGGATTCAAGCTTTTTCCAGGCATTGAAGTAGATATTAAAGAAACTGGTCACATCTTGCTGATTGGTGATCGTGAAGATGTGATTGAAATTCGGAGTCATTTAGAAGGTCATCTATTAGAAGAGCACTTTATTCCTTTTAATCAGCTCATGGATTTGGCAGATGGTTATCCCGTATTAAAAATCGGTGCCCATCCTTTTCGAGAAAGCACACCTTTATATCATTTAAGTAAAAAACAGCTCCACCGATTAGATGCTTTTGATCTTAATGGAAAAGATCTCTATGCACAAGGAGTGGAAGAATATATCTCTAAGCTGAATTCATTTGCTAAAGAAATAGGGTTGCCGGTGGTAGGTGGAAGTGATACACATCAATATTTTCAATACGGCAGTGTTTATAATGAACTCAATAAGGAGTGCAATACGGTTGGAGACTTAAAGAAGTGCATCATTGCTGGAGACTATCAGATACATACATCAGAAGATCTGTATTTAAAAGTAAAAGCAGCAACTGTTGTAAAGAAATTACTAAAACAGGTGTTGTTGCAGGAAAAAGAGATTGCTGGATAA
- a CDS encoding aldo/keto reductase, with product MVSIPNITLNDGSTLPVIGLGTYKLKGDQGVKSIQTAIDDLGYRLIDSAYNYENEGTIGEAVRRSSVSRGELRITSKLPGRYQQYEKAVTTIEESLYRANLDYYDLYLIHWPNPKQNLYVEAWQALIDAKKQGLIRSIGVCNFLPEHIERLEKETGEKPSINQIELHPFFNQGELRKWHEENNVQIQSWSPLARANAVLQHPTLKEIADNHNKSVSQIILRWHYQLGAVSIPKSASKERQLENISIFDFSLNEDEMTMILELTQPDGRINNQDPAVYEEF from the coding sequence ATGGTTTCAATTCCGAATATAACCCTTAATGACGGTAGTACCCTTCCTGTAATCGGGTTAGGAACATATAAACTTAAAGGAGATCAAGGTGTAAAGTCTATCCAAACTGCGATAGATGACCTAGGCTATCGACTGATTGACTCTGCTTATAATTATGAAAACGAAGGAACGATTGGAGAAGCTGTTAGACGCAGTTCAGTTTCAAGAGGAGAATTACGCATAACATCTAAACTTCCAGGTCGCTATCAGCAATATGAAAAAGCTGTTACAACGATTGAAGAGTCGTTATATCGTGCCAATCTTGATTATTATGATTTATATTTAATACATTGGCCCAACCCAAAACAAAATTTATATGTAGAAGCATGGCAGGCATTAATTGATGCAAAAAAACAAGGATTGATTCGTTCGATTGGTGTTTGTAACTTTTTGCCGGAACATATTGAACGTCTTGAAAAAGAAACAGGGGAGAAGCCAAGCATCAATCAAATCGAACTTCATCCGTTTTTTAATCAAGGTGAACTTAGAAAATGGCACGAAGAAAATAATGTCCAAATTCAGTCATGGAGCCCATTAGCACGAGCTAACGCCGTGTTACAACATCCTACATTGAAAGAGATTGCTGATAATCATAACAAATCGGTTTCCCAAATTATTTTACGCTGGCATTATCAGCTAGGGGCAGTTAGTATTCCTAAATCTGCATCTAAAGAACGCCAACTTGAGAATATCTCTATTTTTGACTTTTCGCTGAATGAGGATGAAATGACTATGATTTTAGAGTTAACTCAACCTGATGGAAGAATTAATAATCAAGATCCTGCAGTGTATGAGGAGTTTTAA
- a CDS encoding LytR/AlgR family response regulator transcription factor translates to MNPKIQVVIAEDDIDSQQIISAFLEPLNSFEIVGIAKDGESLLDINSNKKPDLIIADIHMPKLNGIDAISSCLKISPELQFVFITAFDQYAVSAFDLHAVDYVIKPIKKERLYIALERAKNVLLANQKVEKNKFYRLQ, encoded by the coding sequence ATGAATCCCAAAATTCAAGTAGTCATTGCAGAAGATGATATTGATTCCCAACAAATTATAAGTGCCTTTTTAGAGCCACTGAATAGCTTTGAAATTGTTGGGATTGCAAAAGATGGCGAAAGTTTGTTAGATATAAACAGCAATAAAAAGCCTGACCTTATTATTGCTGATATTCATATGCCAAAGTTAAATGGTATCGATGCCATTTCATCATGTCTTAAAATCTCCCCAGAATTACAATTTGTTTTTATTACAGCTTTTGATCAATATGCTGTAAGTGCTTTTGATCTACATGCTGTTGACTATGTGATAAAACCTATTAAAAAAGAGCGGTTATACATCGCACTAGAAAGAGCTAAAAATGTACTGCTTGCAAATCAAAAGGTAGAAAAAAACAAATTTTACCGATTACAGTAG
- a CDS encoding LytR/AlgR family response regulator transcription factor, whose amino-acid sequence MLPITVDRTSHFIHFSRIVLIEKDSRKTIIHTVDQKYETNESLDTILQKLNHEFFRTHRSFIVNLNYVSHITFEGDTHFVHFRNYPHYAHVSKLQKNNLYHALSFEAEKL is encoded by the coding sequence ATTTTACCGATTACAGTAGACCGGACCTCACATTTCATCCATTTTTCTAGAATCGTTTTAATAGAAAAAGATAGTCGTAAGACCATTATTCATACAGTGGATCAGAAGTATGAAACAAACGAGTCGTTAGATACGATTTTACAAAAGTTGAATCATGAATTTTTTAGAACGCACCGGTCATTTATTGTAAATTTAAATTATGTATCACATATCACATTTGAAGGTGATACACATTTTGTTCACTTTCGAAACTATCCTCATTATGCCCATGTATCTAAACTACAGAAAAACAATTTATATCATGCACTTTCCTTTGAAGCCGAAAAACTCTAA
- a CDS encoding ABC transporter ATP-binding protein, with the protein MIKNQIMIDSVTFQYPGGEHPVLKDVSLSINSGEFTAIIGSNGSGKSTLCKLLNGLIPHYYVGDFEGKVFVNGLLTTEHKVADLSHDVGYVYQDFENQLVCPRVLEEACFAPLNFGYHDYKERGKRALDLVGLSSLEAEYIWQLSGGQKHLLALAGALSLDQNILIIDEPVAQLDPFHAKEVYEILRKLNKEHGKTIIVIEHHTEFIADYCESVVLMDAGKVVWKKQTKEALQHVDFLMESQIYPPQVTQAAYQLAQSEQRELPVRIEEAIQFFTFPQKSDLGLEQSFQKTNKKGKLIEFKNVSFSYKMVNRTKKTVLTNLNLEIFHGDIVAVVGNNGAGKSSLMRLITGLVKPEQGDVTVKELNTRKFSPEKMADIVTYIYQNPEEMFIEDSVRKDVEFYLKARKVPGYDKVVDKVIEQFELTHLQEKDSRLMSGGQQRRASLAIGVAMDPSIILLDEPTANLDIATRKHITKLISSLKEQVGAVMIATHDMQLVAECANRIIVLNNGEILHDGTRESVFSNSELLKQAGLVPPQIVELCRRLKLSPLAYTVDDFVQVFERKELEHGICSEIIRKTLS; encoded by the coding sequence ATGATAAAAAATCAAATTATGATTGATTCTGTTACCTTTCAATACCCAGGTGGGGAGCATCCAGTTTTAAAGGATGTTTCCTTATCTATTAATAGCGGAGAATTTACCGCGATCATAGGGAGTAATGGTAGTGGGAAATCAACACTTTGCAAATTGTTAAATGGCTTAATTCCACATTATTATGTAGGTGATTTTGAGGGCAAGGTGTTCGTGAATGGGTTGCTTACGACCGAACATAAAGTGGCTGATTTATCACATGATGTGGGATATGTTTATCAGGATTTTGAAAATCAGCTTGTTTGCCCACGTGTATTGGAGGAAGCTTGCTTTGCACCTCTTAACTTTGGCTATCACGATTATAAAGAAAGAGGTAAGCGTGCCCTTGACTTAGTAGGTTTAAGTTCATTAGAAGCTGAATATATTTGGCAGTTAAGTGGGGGGCAAAAGCATCTTTTAGCATTAGCCGGTGCTCTGTCCTTAGATCAAAACATCTTAATCATCGATGAACCTGTTGCGCAGCTTGATCCTTTTCATGCAAAAGAGGTTTATGAAATCTTAAGAAAGTTAAATAAGGAACATGGAAAAACGATTATTGTCATAGAACATCATACGGAATTTATTGCTGATTACTGTGAATCTGTTGTGTTAATGGACGCAGGAAAAGTGGTTTGGAAGAAGCAGACAAAGGAAGCATTACAACATGTTGATTTTTTGATGGAGAGTCAAATTTATCCGCCACAGGTCACACAGGCAGCATATCAATTAGCTCAGTCAGAGCAAAGGGAATTACCTGTAAGAATAGAAGAGGCTATTCAATTTTTCACTTTTCCACAAAAATCTGATTTAGGGTTAGAGCAGTCTTTTCAAAAGACAAATAAAAAAGGTAAGTTGATAGAATTTAAAAATGTAAGTTTTTCATATAAAATGGTCAATCGAACAAAAAAGACAGTGTTAACTAATCTTAACTTAGAAATCTTTCACGGAGATATTGTTGCAGTAGTTGGTAATAACGGGGCAGGGAAATCTTCCTTAATGAGGCTGATCACCGGACTTGTAAAGCCAGAACAAGGAGATGTTACTGTAAAGGAGTTAAACACACGCAAATTTTCTCCTGAGAAAATGGCAGACATTGTGACATATATCTATCAAAATCCAGAGGAAATGTTTATTGAAGATAGTGTTCGTAAAGATGTGGAATTTTATTTAAAAGCTAGGAAGGTTCCTGGTTATGACAAAGTTGTTGATAAAGTGATAGAGCAATTTGAATTAACACATTTACAAGAAAAAGACAGCAGGTTAATGAGTGGAGGACAACAAAGAAGAGCATCTTTAGCGATTGGAGTTGCTATGGATCCGTCTATTATTCTACTTGATGAACCAACAGCTAATTTGGACATTGCTACTCGGAAACATATTACAAAACTAATTTCTTCACTAAAAGAGCAGGTTGGAGCAGTAATGATTGCCACGCATGATATGCAGCTAGTAGCTGAATGTGCAAATAGAATTATCGTGCTAAATAACGGGGAAATCCTTCATGATGGAACCCGCGAATCTGTCTTTTCTAATAGTGAGTTACTTAAGCAAGCCGGCCTTGTCCCTCCGCAAATCGTAGAATTATGTCGAAGGTTGAAACTATCACCACTAGCGTATACAGTGGATGATTTTGTTCAAGTTTTTGAAAGGAAGGAGCTTGAACATGGAATATGCTCGGAAATTATCAGAAAAACTCTCAGTTGA